One region of candidate division Zixibacteria bacterium HGW-Zixibacteria-1 genomic DNA includes:
- a CDS encoding YbhB/YbcL family Raf kinase inhibitor-like protein, giving the protein MQLSSPAFKDGEMIPRKFTCDNVDISPQLSISNVPKKTKSLALICDDPDAPMGVWVHWIIFNLPPGITELPEGISRDISPVIGPDSTVKVTQGINDFRRFGYGGPCPPRGSTHRYFFKLYALDILLDFDRQQISKGISAEVLSQKMEGHVLASTQLMGKYKR; this is encoded by the coding sequence ATGCAGCTATCCAGTCCTGCATTCAAGGATGGGGAAATGATTCCCCGGAAGTTCACCTGTGATAATGTTGATATTTCCCCGCAATTGTCAATTTCCAATGTTCCAAAGAAAACGAAATCGCTGGCTTTGATCTGTGATGATCCTGATGCGCCGATGGGTGTCTGGGTCCATTGGATCATTTTCAATTTGCCGCCGGGTATAACTGAACTGCCTGAGGGTATTTCCAGGGATATTTCGCCGGTTATTGGACCTGATTCCACTGTCAAAGTAACCCAGGGTATCAACGATTTCAGGCGGTTTGGTTATGGGGGGCCGTGTCCTCCCAGAGGATCGACGCATCGTTATTTCTTCAAGCTTTATGCGCTCGATATCCTTCTTGATTTTGACCGGCAACAGATCAGCAAAGGGATCAGCGCCGAAGTTTTGAGCCAAAAAATGGAAGGCCATGTTTTGGCCTCAACACAATTGATGGGAAAATATAAACGGTAA
- a CDS encoding serine protease, protein MKIKCLIILLVLLYALPVASQDEMPPPDSTDEMKAQAESSLVYILNIDGAIGTVTADRVIEAVEMVEDEMADLLLITMDTPGGFNESMWSITKAMMNSSVPVAVYISPSGAKAASAGVYITYAAHIAAMAPGTNIGAAHVVSMGGEMDSVMMEKVMNDAVASLKAMAERHGRNAEWAEDAARKSVSITSKEALELHVIDLIADDVDDLLEKIDGFEVNTILGKKVVHTANPEKIPIKKSFIQSLLDIVSSPNIVFILFSLGSMGLVLELYNPGAILPGVVGGICIILALYGMRTLPINYAGVLLILFSIILFILEIKIVSHGLLTIGGVISIIIGGLMLVDTADPELKVSRSIIYTVAIVVGAFVILAFTLAYKARVARPTTGAEGLIGVTGVVKTKIDKTGYVYLAGELWEAFADEIIEEGEEVIAVEVNNLKMKVRRKI, encoded by the coding sequence ATGAAAATAAAATGTCTTATAATATTACTTGTCCTTTTATATGCTTTACCGGTTGCGTCACAGGATGAAATGCCGCCGCCTGATTCGACCGATGAAATGAAGGCTCAGGCTGAATCATCGCTGGTATATATCCTTAATATCGATGGCGCCATCGGAACCGTAACCGCCGACCGTGTTATCGAGGCTGTCGAAATGGTCGAAGATGAAATGGCCGACCTGCTTTTGATTACCATGGATACCCCGGGCGGTTTCAATGAATCGATGTGGTCGATAACAAAGGCGATGATGAATTCATCCGTGCCGGTCGCCGTTTATATATCGCCCTCCGGCGCCAAAGCCGCTTCGGCGGGGGTATATATAACATATGCTGCCCATATCGCGGCCATGGCCCCCGGAACCAATATCGGCGCGGCTCATGTTGTCTCTATGGGGGGCGAAATGGATTCGGTCATGATGGAAAAGGTTATGAACGATGCCGTGGCCTCACTGAAGGCGATGGCTGAACGGCATGGGCGCAATGCGGAATGGGCCGAGGATGCCGCCCGTAAATCGGTTTCTATCACCAGCAAAGAAGCCCTCGAACTACATGTCATCGACCTGATTGCCGACGATGTCGATGATTTGCTTGAAAAAATCGATGGCTTCGAAGTGAACACCATACTCGGCAAAAAAGTCGTGCATACCGCAAACCCGGAAAAAATACCGATCAAGAAAAGTTTTATCCAGTCATTGCTCGACATTGTCTCATCACCCAACATTGTATTCATCTTGTTTTCCCTGGGCAGCATGGGCCTTGTTTTGGAGCTGTATAATCCCGGCGCGATTCTTCCCGGTGTCGTCGGAGGAATCTGTATTATTCTGGCGCTCTATGGAATGAGGACCCTTCCCATCAATTATGCCGGGGTTCTGTTAATATTATTTTCAATAATCCTTTTTATACTGGAGATTAAAATCGTGAGTCATGGCTTATTGACAATAGGTGGAGTAATCTCGATTATAATCGGCGGGCTGATGCTTGTCGATACCGCCGATCCGGAGCTGAAGGTGTCTCGCTCTATCATCTATACCGTGGCGATTGTCGTCGGCGCCTTTGTCATTCTCGCCTTCACACTGGCCTATAAAGCAAGGGTCGCCAGGCCGACAACCGGCGCCGAAGGCCTGATCGGGGTCACCGGAGTCGTTAAAACAAAAATCGATAAAACCGGCTATGTCTATCTGGCCGGGGAATTGTGGGAAGCTTTCGCTGACGAAATAATCGAAGAAGGCGAAGAAGTCATCGCTGTCGAAGTAAATAACCTGAAAATGAAAGTCAGAAGAAAAATCTAA
- the selB gene encoding selenocysteine-specific translation elongation factor, translating to MFVIGTAGHIDHGKSAIINRLTGIDPDRLPEEKERGMTIDIGFAHYDTPDGRRIGIIDVPGHERFVRNMIAGAGGIDAVILVVAADDGWMPQSQEHLQITKLLGIKYGLIAINKIDLAESSWLDLVEENIREKVAGSFLQDAPIVRLSAITGEGFDNLKDEILKLADRIIEREDIGKPRLYIDRSFVLSGMGGVVAGTLRGGKLGVGDEVGIFPARKIGKVRTIQSHGRQMDRAEPGQRTSISLTGLDKEFLHRGGVISTPHIIRSYPDGNVFALSTAVIPESPVSLDSGRRLLMIIGTTEVEGEIRMAHNPIIHPGQQGLLFFRPEEPVLAFVGDRFIFRLPTPQSTVGGGMILDHLDKFPRRREIPEFQYLEDREDLTPYNLVYSELKKSIFINKNIDFISADFSQLEIDQAVAKLISQRRIDEHDGKHYLISEITPGIDLVLSAVKSIFESHPHYDGIGVELISAKTGKKAQNLGPILDLMCGKKQLIKKKNKYDLPGRSIDVRGDVQQAAQKIEMELYKGGYAPPTVKELIGKEAVRREALEFLINTEKVVKIGQLLVFHVDRWNEIIKIIRSMLDSGESVSVGVLREKLSNSRKFVVPILEETDRLGITERQGDVRIKGENFEKE from the coding sequence ATGTTTGTAATCGGAACCGCCGGACATATCGATCACGGGAAATCCGCAATAATTAACCGCCTCACCGGGATCGATCCCGATCGCCTGCCCGAGGAAAAAGAACGCGGCATGACCATCGACATCGGGTTCGCTCATTATGACACCCCCGACGGCCGCCGTATCGGCATTATTGATGTCCCCGGTCATGAGCGCTTTGTCCGGAACATGATTGCCGGAGCCGGCGGTATCGATGCCGTTATCCTGGTTGTGGCCGCCGATGACGGCTGGATGCCGCAGAGCCAGGAACATCTGCAAATCACAAAACTGCTTGGAATCAAGTACGGCCTTATCGCCATTAACAAGATCGATCTTGCCGAATCAAGTTGGCTCGATTTGGTGGAAGAGAATATCAGGGAAAAAGTCGCCGGTTCCTTTCTGCAGGATGCGCCGATTGTCCGGCTGTCGGCGATTACCGGTGAAGGCTTCGATAATCTCAAGGATGAGATCCTTAAATTAGCCGATCGCATTATCGAACGAGAGGATATCGGCAAACCAAGGTTATACATCGATCGCTCTTTCGTTCTTTCCGGCATGGGCGGAGTAGTGGCCGGGACGCTTCGAGGAGGAAAACTTGGTGTCGGCGATGAAGTCGGCATTTTCCCGGCGCGCAAAATCGGAAAAGTGCGCACTATTCAATCCCACGGCCGACAGATGGATCGGGCCGAACCGGGCCAGCGGACTTCGATCAGCCTGACCGGCCTTGATAAGGAATTTCTGCATCGAGGGGGAGTCATCTCAACCCCCCATATAATCCGCAGTTATCCGGATGGTAATGTTTTTGCGCTGTCGACCGCCGTTATTCCCGAATCCCCTGTCAGCCTCGATTCCGGCCGCAGGCTGCTGATGATTATCGGGACGACGGAGGTCGAAGGAGAAATCAGGATGGCCCATAATCCGATTATTCACCCCGGTCAGCAGGGCCTTCTTTTTTTCCGGCCGGAAGAACCGGTCCTGGCTTTTGTCGGCGATCGTTTTATCTTTCGCCTGCCGACCCCCCAGAGCACTGTCGGTGGCGGCATGATTCTTGACCATCTGGACAAGTTCCCGCGACGGCGCGAAATACCGGAGTTTCAGTATCTTGAGGACAGAGAGGACCTGACTCCTTACAATCTCGTTTACAGCGAATTGAAAAAATCGATTTTTATTAATAAAAACATCGATTTCATCAGTGCCGATTTTTCGCAATTGGAAATCGATCAGGCCGTGGCTAAATTGATCAGTCAAAGAAGAATCGACGAACATGACGGAAAGCACTACCTGATATCCGAAATAACCCCCGGTATTGATCTCGTGCTGTCGGCCGTCAAGAGTATTTTCGAGAGCCATCCTCATTATGACGGCATCGGGGTCGAGTTGATTTCCGCCAAAACGGGGAAAAAGGCGCAAAATCTGGGACCCATTCTGGATCTGATGTGCGGGAAAAAACAACTGATTAAGAAGAAAAATAAATATGATTTGCCGGGTCGATCCATAGACGTCAGGGGAGATGTTCAACAGGCTGCTCAGAAGATAGAAATGGAGTTGTATAAGGGAGGCTATGCCCCACCGACGGTGAAGGAATTGATTGGCAAGGAAGCTGTGCGTCGCGAAGCTCTGGAATTTCTCATTAATACCGAGAAGGTAGTAAAAATTGGACAGTTGCTTGTCTTTCATGTCGATCGCTGGAACGAAATTATTAAAATCATTCGAAGTATGCTTGACAGCGGTGAAAGTGTTTCGGTCGGGGTGCTGCGGGAAAAACTCAGCAATTCCCGGAAGTTTGTCGTGCCTATATTGGAGGAAACCGATCGCCTGGGCATAACCGAGCGGCAGGGTGATGTTCGTATCAAAGGAGAAAATTTTGAAAAAGAATAA
- a CDS encoding L-seryl-tRNA(Sec) selenium transferase — MLSPTFCTDYNMTENIIKSKRDIPAVEIMASDKVILEAASGLARPLIVEIIRTTIDNFKQNLDESFEPISYDRFRDIIIDNIRLMKLKKIGRVINGAGIMVHTNLGRAPLSDTLFDKIKNHVTGYGNLEFDVATGKRGKRGILAEKYLSLISGAEAGTIVNNNAAALFLILNTLANRRKVVISRGELVQIGGGFRIPDIIRKSGAGIIEIGTSNITTIDDYKNALEANPALILKVHKSNFAVTGFTEEIDIKALVALGKKHNVPVVNDLGSGVLVDTTEIAGIKEPTVQNSVRDDADLTCFSGDKLLGGFQAGLIVGKKELIDRIRKNPVYRAMRVDKTVFSAVEEMLGYYLDNTWKENIKLWRLATRSESELYQKGRTLLDKIGAGDKISLEGSQGEMGGGALPGVPLPSVALVFNSRVSPGKLAAMFRGTEPPVIGRISENRFMIDLKAVDDEDAEILVKIIISLSDRI; from the coding sequence ATGTTGTCGCCAACCTTTTGTACAGATTATAATATGACTGAAAATATTATCAAATCGAAGCGCGATATTCCGGCCGTCGAAATCATGGCTTCGGATAAAGTCATCCTGGAAGCCGCTTCCGGACTGGCCCGGCCGCTTATTGTCGAAATCATTCGGACGACGATTGATAATTTCAAGCAGAATCTGGATGAAAGCTTCGAACCGATAAGCTATGACCGGTTTCGGGATATTATCATTGACAATATCAGGCTGATGAAATTGAAAAAAATCGGCCGTGTTATCAACGGCGCCGGCATCATGGTGCATACGAATCTGGGCCGGGCACCGCTTTCGGATACCCTGTTCGATAAGATCAAGAATCATGTCACCGGTTACGGCAATCTCGAATTCGATGTCGCCACGGGAAAGCGCGGGAAGAGAGGCATCCTTGCCGAAAAATATCTGTCGCTGATATCGGGGGCCGAGGCGGGCACCATTGTCAATAATAATGCGGCCGCCCTGTTTCTTATTCTGAATACCCTGGCCAACCGCCGGAAAGTTGTCATATCCCGCGGAGAGCTGGTCCAGATCGGCGGCGGTTTTCGCATACCCGACATCATCAGAAAATCAGGCGCCGGAATCATCGAAATCGGCACGTCCAATATCACTACCATTGATGATTACAAAAACGCGCTCGAAGCAAACCCGGCTCTAATCCTGAAGGTCCATAAAAGTAATTTCGCCGTTACCGGTTTCACCGAAGAGATCGACATCAAGGCGCTCGTTGCGCTCGGCAAAAAACATAATGTCCCGGTCGTCAATGACCTTGGCAGCGGCGTCCTGGTCGATACCACTGAGATCGCCGGAATCAAGGAACCGACCGTTCAGAATTCCGTGCGTGATGATGCCGATCTGACATGTTTCTCCGGCGACAAACTGCTCGGCGGATTCCAGGCCGGCCTGATTGTCGGGAAAAAGGAGTTGATTGACCGGATCAGGAAAAATCCCGTCTATCGCGCCATGCGCGTGGATAAAACCGTCTTTTCGGCGGTCGAAGAGATGCTTGGTTATTATCTGGACAATACCTGGAAAGAAAACATAAAATTGTGGCGGCTTGCGACAAGAAGTGAATCGGAGCTGTATCAAAAGGGACGTACCCTCCTGGATAAAATCGGAGCTGGAGATAAGATTTCGCTCGAGGGCTCACAGGGGGAAATGGGAGGCGGTGCTCTGCCCGGTGTCCCGCTTCCATCAGTGGCGCTGGTTTTCAACAGCCGGGTTTCTCCAGGCAAACTGGCGGCCATGTTCCGCGGCACCGAACCGCCCGTAATCGGAAGAATTTCCGAGAACCGCTTCATGATTGATTTGAAAGCGGTCGATGATGAAGATGCCGAAATACTTGTGAAAATCATAATAAGTCTGTCAGACAGAATTTGA